A single genomic interval of Musa acuminata AAA Group cultivar baxijiao chromosome BXJ3-4, Cavendish_Baxijiao_AAA, whole genome shotgun sequence harbors:
- the LOC135636377 gene encoding protein ETHYLENE-INSENSITIVE 3-like 1a yields MALRMCDEEGRATTEFPGVDLQCDPTIGEAILGDTSTELEELLGPPPSRFFEAPLPHEVEETDDPQAEEKLRIRLWNDVIRLKIMREQKSKMMMQHNGATLWYCSQEQSRRKKLARSQERILNEMLELTQEGLALGFVYGIVTYKGKPASGASNNLRAWWKDTVRFDRQGPAAIRKYQMESPVVFAGSEMSSKFSVPNALQELQDTTAGSLLSALMPYCDPPQRRFPMDKGVPPPWWPTMTEEWWQQIGIPKDPRPPPYKKPHDLKKAWKVSVLISVIKHLMPDIAKIQRLVEKSKGLQDKITAKEIDILDAVLRHELKTYLEPQCGTPPRPPPPLEGESHCMEEVTKGEFSPSSAPIHVVENPSASETVKERPTDGPQYSAMDVDTFTGMNFPCNWYRCAVLPDQTTGNLYRDGNDGNLHHSQAPGCHIDSNPTSSIYDVAYNADLWSTINQGNPNAGLDLFEKSLDVDQSLPPTLIGAEMNVDESMLELNPMETTNILGELDSLIHPEMFPSDGTLSFELDLEDHDASVFSVIMDQTAAVPSQIPDVLHDLVEYDWSQNFWM; encoded by the coding sequence GATGTGTGATGAGGAAGGTAGAGCAACTACTGAATTTCCTGGAGTCGATCTCCAATGCGATCCTACCATTGGGGAAGCCATCCTTGGTGATACTTCCACCGAGTTGGAAGAGTTACTGGGTCCTCCTCCCAGTAGATTCTTCGAAGCTCCATTGCCACATGAGGTAGAAGAAACGGATGATCCTCAAGCCGAAGAAAAGCTTAGGATCCGCCTCTGGAACGACGTTATCCGATTGAAGATAATGAGGGAGCAAAAGTCTAAAATGATGATGCAGCACAATGGTGCAACCTTGTGGTATTGCTCGCAGGAGCAATCACGGAGGAAGAAGCTGGCACGGAGCCAGGAGAGGATACTGAATGAGATGCTGGAGCTGACGCAAGAAGGCCTAGCTCTCGGCTTCGTCTATGGGATCGTGACCTACAAAGGAAAGCCAGCCAGTGGGGCGTCCAACAACCTGCGTGCATGGTGGAAGGACACAGTTCGGTTCGATCGGCAGGGCCCAGCAGCGATCAGAAAATATCAGATGGAGAGTCCAGTGGTCTTTGCTGGAAGTGAGATGAGCTCCAAATTCTCCGTTCCTAACGCGCTGCAGGAGTTGCAGGACACGACGGCTGGCTCCCTCTTGTCCGCCTTGATGCCCTACTGCGATCCTCCTCAGCGGAGGTTCCCGATGGACAAGGGTGTTCCACCACCATGGTGGCCTACGATGACGGAGGAGTGGTGGCAGCAGATCGGGATCCCCAAAGATCCTCGGCCTCCACCATATAAGAAGCCACACGACCTGAAGAAGGCGTGGAAGGTGAGCGTTCTGATCTCCGTCATCAAGCACTTGATGCCCGACATCGCAAAGATCCAACGGCTGGTCGAGAAGTCCAAAGGCCTCCAAGATAAGATCACGGCGAAGGAGATTGACATTCTGGACGCTGTCCTAAGGCATGAATTGAAGACGTATCTTGAGCCGCAATGCGGTACTCCTCCTCGACCTCCTCCACCCTTGGAAGGAGAAAGCCACTGCATGGAAGAAGTTACGAAGGGTGAGTTCTCCCCTTCTAGTGCACCTATTCATGTTGTCGAGAACCCATCTGCCTCAGAGACCGTGAAAGAGCGACCTACGGACGGGCCACAGTACTCAGCCATGGATGTGGACACGTTTACAGGCATGAACTTCCCCTGCAACTGGTACAGATGTGCTGTACTTCCTGATCAAACTACGGGAAACCTTTATCGAGATGGCAACGATGGGAACCTACATCACAGTCAAGCTCCAGGTTGCCACATCGATTCAAATCCGACTAGTTCCATCTACGATGTGGCCTATAACGCTGATCTTTGGAGTACTATAAACCAAGGAAATCCAAATGCAGGCCTCGATCTCTTTGAGAAAAGTCTTGACGTTGACCAGTCTCTCCCACCGACTTTGATTGGTGCGGaaatgaatgttgatgagtcgaTGCTCGAGCTGAATCCGATGGAGACGACGAACATCCTCGGAGAACTCGACAGCTTGATCCATCCTGAGATGTTTCCCTCTGATGGGACACTGTCCTTTGAACTTGATTTGGAAGATCATGATGCTTCTGTTTTCTCAGTCATCATGGACCAAACGGCTGCGGTGCCGAGTCAAATTCCAGATGTATTACATGATCTAGTAGAATATGACTGGTCCCAGAATTTCTGGATGTGA